The Leptidea sinapis chromosome 24, ilLepSina1.1, whole genome shotgun sequence region atgaAATGTAATTCAAATGTACAGGaaataaaaggtttttttatttattttatttaaagcctATAGGATCTTCTAGCGTCCTGCAACATACGATAATGATCACTTCTAATAAGTTGGTCCTGCCTGTTGCAGAGTGGACTTACTTAATGATTCCATGTATAGGTGCGAAGTGATGGGTATTTCTGTGCAGACGTAGATTTGCACCCATAAATATACTTACAGGCTCTCtttaatactgttttttatataaataaaaaaggggggcaacgggcaagaggctcatgtgATCGGAAGTGGTGAGGACTGCCCATAACCATTCTCAACCATGGTTAAGAattgcgttgccggcttttaagtgGGGAGTATGCTCTTAGCTTTGAAGGTGGTGGTGGTGCATTTAAAGACAGCCCCGTTTTCATTGTATTCCTTccgaatcttttttttattgacaataaGTGacatgacgagcaggacgttcagctgatgagaattgatacgcccgctcaggattcttaaaaaacccaaatattctagcagcactacaattgcgctcgtccgcttgagacataagatgttaggactcattttctcagtaatttcactagctacggcgcccagcagaccgaaacacaataatgcttactctttactgcttcacggcagaaaaggcgccgttgtggtacccatattctagccgtcatcctgtgtaaagaagcCTGGATTTTTATCCATCATTCCACCTCAAATTTAGTTTTTAAGATAGTGTTGAATTTCAgctatttagatattttatattgtaaagtaTCTTTTTTtaggaataaattttaataaggcATCTTCTTTTAGCAGGCTTATCAACTCAAGTGGCGATGTCACGCCAAGATGCCATAAGAAAACTACAGCTCGAAATAAGCCAACTACAGACCGGTTCCAACACGGACAAGCCCTAGATTTTGTTTACTAGGAAGTATCTATGTAACCTTATATGTGTAAACTACTTCTTTCATTTGCTTTGACCGAGAATACTTTTATATGAATTGTAAATGTTTTCTCaacataaaatgtttattattcatTCACAGATCTTAAATGTTATTATGACTTGATTAAGAGGTAAATTAAAATTCCTTAGCAAATTTTCATGTTAATTTCTATTCATTAAAGTATGACTGAGAAATTATTATCGAGTAGCGGGTccttagttatttttaaataatttctgtATTCAACAGCTTGTattcagaattaaaaaaaattgtaacaatactgtggttttttattattattgttattacaatGCCCCAATTGTTTTCGTATATCCAATGCATGTTGCATTACAACCGGCGGCGTAGTAGGGGTGAAGTTAAGACAGGTTGGCTGAATAATCTAAGGTGCCAGATTCTTATTCCCGTGAGGGAGTGTGGGTGTGAACCAAAAActtagcaatttttttttataaaaccacacaattggtTTATGTTAGCATGTAATTAGAATATGGGTCACCTAGTTTTAAGTTATCACCGCAactcacaatctcttgcaacaccagaggaatcactggagtgGAATcgctttgagacataagatattaagtcacattagctcagtaatttcaatagaCATAGCACCTATTCTATTttttggatgcaattactaattgtgacagtagtcacgaccatcatgttcacgaagcatccttacacaaacaatgagttcaagctctaaaggttgattcatccaatatacgataagttatatttatacagttagttatttattactttttatgaaataatttattgtattgaaACGTGTCtgatatattggatgcagtgccttacaaactaatttattatgtatattacagccattgtaaaatactgactgaaaagagtggccgtggagtttcttatattttcaactcacgagctcaactttttacgaacttATGGTAAATtaggtaatttaaaagaaatatttttagtgatgactcaaaagcgcttagtttaagctaattaaataaagtttatttgactttgactttaaaccGAAAAACAAGGTAATGCTTGCATATTACTGCTTTGTTTCTCACATACCCAGCATTCTGTGGTAAGTTgtcaactttaaatattttttttaaataggattaaaaataacttcagcaggtccggccacatgtggagtattgctgtcatctctggtcttgcgcaccccagtatcagctcgatccatttgaccgcgtgcaatgcagggCAGCTGATTTGTCGGGGACCcattgctctgtgaacggctggatcacttggcgctgcgtagagacatcgcttcattgcgagtcctctaccgcatttatcacggggagtgttccgaagagctgcttcacctgattcctgccgccaaattccaccttcgcacgacacgccacaagttaggatttcatcctcaccatctggatgtgtggcggtcctccagtgtgattttcaatgagctttcttcagcgtactacaaagctgtcgaacgaacttccttgtgcggtgttttcaggacgacacgacatgagtaccttcaaaaaaatcgcgtacaccttccttaaaggccggcaacgctcctggtgttgcaagagaatgtgggcggcggtgatcacttaacaccaggtgacccgtacgcttgtttgtcctcctttttccataaaaaaagtaacggTATCgtactataaaatttataattaaatagcctgaaggcGTTAGCTCCATACCCACTCGGTGGTATCATTGGTAAAAccgtttattttatagtaaccagACAAACATTTGATTTTACCATTTTCTCAACAATACAtgtcgcccaataaaagacctaaccgagtagtaggcattaaaagtatatgtttgttcctcgtgttaacattatgactgtCGCAGTTTCTTGCAAATTCGTTAGTATGCTTATGAACATAAAGAATATTATCAGGAATATATCGAGATGCAACAGtcacaatttttatttctgtaaacTTTTCTCTCAGTGGTACTTTATGATCGAGATTATAAATAGTtggaatagccctcttctgcagcataaatataatatttaaatccgTTACACGTATCGACAtaatactgtaaaaataattaaagcaaACTAGTCACGCCGTATCTAACATTAGGGGtgaaagtatgaaattgccgatttgtactgaaaaattgaattcgttttttttgtaacatatttatttgatcaaaataattactactattatctttatattgctgtcacctaataggaaggtcaaggtttgaagggcgccgtagctagtgaaattactgggcaaatgagactgaatatcttatgtctcaaggtgacgagcgcaattgtagtgatgcttagaatttttgggtttttcaagaatcctgagcggcactgcattgtaatgggcagagcgtatcaattagcatcagctgaacgtcctgctcgtcttgtcccttattatcataaaaaaaaaaatgcctttgcgatagaactgtggtgatctagattcgacaaactgtgtgaaagcattttgtcctgcctcctgagaagaaaactttttatcacgtagataataataaaaataataaacaactaaAAGTCGATAACCGAATGttgcatattttaaaaaaaaagaactacataggtaccacgtgaaaaaagtttcactcaaaaatctcaaaccatgaaggttctagtcaattcgaagtacctattacaataaaacggcgaTTTCATACTTAACTCTATTAATACAAATCGTGTTTtgatatttaactaaaaataattgagtGAAACacaacttataatatatatgtttatttacagaaaatataaaattattaaatctatctTAAGCCTATTATATGACTAAATTACTGTGACGTAAATGCCACATCGAGGACTAAATTTTTTGGCAACAATTAAAATGTTGGAATACTTTCAATTTCTgccaaaaaattttaaatataattttgagtCGAGAATGGTTTACGGAATTCTTATTCCATTCAGAGCGCCTCCTTAGACAATAATTAAGtgtttaacggccttacaaataaacttattataaagttataactgagaataaactaggaatatataaaatgcttacacaataaaattgtgcttataattggtttattcggacgtataacgtttcccgcgtttattcgCAAGactgcctgacattcggaatCTTCAGAATCATCATTGTTGTCAGCGGTATATcgttttacatattcttggtttattcgcAGTTGTAACTTTAtaccatgtttatttgtaatgccGTATGAGTATCGagtattaaataaagaaaaagtgAATGGATGTTTTGAATCACTACAGCGGTAGGTAGGAGCTTCATAcaattacgaaatttaaattagATCATGTAGTTTGAACTTTAATCTGTCTTTGGAGTTGCTCCTTGACATTCAATAGCCTATCTTCTTCAGCGCCTTGAGGTCTACATCACCGTAGTAGTCTTggctgtaaaaaaaaacaaaaaaacataaattacttggacatattgtatttatttaaataaaaaaagaagtattCTATTAATGCATTTGTATGTAGCAATGACGTCcacctttttttttcttaattgcGGCTTTAGCTGAATCGAAGAGATATAAAAACAGTGTATGTTTAAAACcatacaataataatgaaaacgaaGGTTAATCaaggttaataatacgaaaaaaacaatatttttctatattgATGCATGATCATGCTTAATAAGTCGACACGAGCGTTACATGGCCGATCGTGTCGGCTCAGTCTAATTAAGTATCCAAAAAAAAGTTCTCATCACAGCTATAGAACCtttcactaaaaaaatattttgaagctaagtaatatttatatcatgaataattaaaaattgcatttatcTAAATAGATGCTATGTTTAAATTGTATAACTTTACTATAGCGAATTATGTTATCGTTATTTGCGCACAATTATATAcaattaagttaatattttttccTATACCAAGCtccaaaaaaaatctataaccagaataaaaaaaactcttagtTTCTAAGTATTTACTGCTTTAATACTGaatttgcttaaatataatAGTGAAACTCACCAGCTTGCGCCCAAAAGAGCATTTAGAAGAACCTGCTTATTGAAagtaatagacaaacagataaGATGCTGTAAgaaaagttattaattattaatgttataagaAAGTGTATGCATTGAAACAGAACAGGTAGAGTGCTTGTTAAGTAGTTTAGAAGGTGCAAAAGTGCTTGCAAAAatcacacaaaatttcatacttttcttattttgtttatttaaatgactaataataaaacttaagtaTTACATTTTCTATATCAAACAAAATCACTCAGTCGCATCGTTTTTGTTCAGTAAGTAAGATATTTACAATTCGTCATGTTATGGTGAAACTATTTAAATGTCAATTAAACGGAAAACTAATTTCATAAATGCATAATTCAACAATTAAAATCATTACAATAATCAAGTTGGGAACCTATCTACAATAATGGAACTAagacataaatattgttactgtaTCTCACAAACTTGTAAATCGtcaatttgttaaaatataatgaatagaaaacaattgaatatcaatcatataattattaacaatcgAATTTGAAACTGAAATTATCTATGTCTGCAAACATCACCAACAATACGAATAGGCGTTTTATTGAGAATGTATTGCTTGTGATGTGTGCAAATGAAAGTTTGAGTATTTATAGGTTATGGGATAGAGGCATTGTTTAGTTTTCTTTTTGGGGACGTGGTTTGAGTTGCTTGGCAGAGGTCGTCTTTGTACCGGCGAGGAGTTCACTCTTGCGGATAGCCTTCAGATCCAATTCTCCGTAGTATTCTTCGCTGAAAATGGATGGGAACCTTACTACCTGTTTCAATTGGCTAGCTTATACAATATACTGTCCCACTTTTCCTTGACTTAAAAGGCATAGACTGCCTTTAGCAACATTTGTCTATTCACAAATACATCTAAGAATAGAAAATTGTGCAACAACTTGTCTAAAGAGTAGATATCAATTGAACTGCCTTGAATTACGTGAAATTTGCAAGAACGCGTGTTATTCTGTTAATAACATTTTTCAATGTGTAAATTGGCTCAATATTTGATGAAGAATTGAGAATTCAAATTGACTGAATAAtaagtttttcacaaatttattttttattaacgtGCAAATTGGCTTAGTATATTTGATAAAGTTATTGCTTAAACcatatatttgataaataatcgttacaaatttaattgagAGAGTTATAAGCTTTACGCAAACTTATTTATACGACATTGACCACGAAAGACAGTTACGGAATTATAATGACACAATATTGATATACCTACATCTTACTAGAGTTATGTAAATCCAACTCAAACAGCGAGACTCATATAAGGCACTGAATTACGTATGTGACACTAATGTAGGTAAGCAAGATTCTCCGTTTCGATAAAGTTGCATAATTTTTTCTTCCCAATTGCGTACGCAATACATTCTTGTGACCGTAAGACATAACTATTTCATATTGGTGCGAATGTATGGTTAGTCACAGGTGAAATCTTATTTGTTAAGTGGTTCAAGaatgttattatcatattaattactattagTAAAGTAAGAAAAGAGTTCAAGCTACTCAGTCTTAAAAGTGCTGCTTGAATTGAAGAAAAGATTTGGAAATTATAAAGATTCTTACCATCCGGGAACATCTTCTGGGTCTTCGCAGTTACCAGTTCCATCGGAGTCTCCGATCTTGAAAACTGTGCCGATGGGGCAACCGTATTCGCGGGCAACTCCTTCAAGACAGATGTAGTATTTCCGGCAGTCCTCAGGGTGGGCGTGACGGCTGAAGGATCCAGCGTTGGAAACTTCACCAGGAGCAGGGCAAGAGAAACCGTTTGCTACTTCTGAGaaggtaaaaaaaacaaatattagtagGAGTCGAAAGTGAAAAccaattaaaaaagtttgttGGACGAATTGCAAAATATCAACAATCTTAGTGTTTTagttttgccctgtgcttccccagggcataaaaagaataggaaagTCCCAGGGCAAAGGTGTCGTAAGGTCtcttacacaggatgccggctagattatgcgtaccacaacggagccttttttgtcatgaagcagtaatgtgtaagcattattgtgtttcggtctgaagagcgccgtagctagtaaaattactgggcaaatgggactacattttatgtctcaaattgacgagcgcaattatgatgccacttagaatttttcggattttttaagaattctgagcggcactgcattgcaatgggcagggtgtatcaattaccatgaacttaacgtcctgctcgtagtGTCCCttcttgtcataaaaaagtcttCTAAGCACTGCAGAAGATACTAAGCCAAGAGTTGAATGTGGCAGTTAAGGTGAAATATTACATAGGACTTACCTTCATTCCGGCATTCAGGAACCTGGTCAGCCCACATGCACACACGGGCTTCCCTGTCGTAGGCCAGACCGGGGCTGCACTGGTAGCGAGAGGCTTCACCGTTCCAGCAGTTCCAGAAGACATCGCACTTGGCTTCATCAGGGAAGATACCGTACAGCCTGCTGCAGTGAGTTGTGCCAACTGGTGGTTCTGTTTGACAATTTGGTCATGttaattcaaatattacaatacaaaTAAGTACCAACGTAGAAATACAGAAATTGTTTGAGATAATTAATTGAATTGACTTGATGGATCGTGATAtcattagtaataaataagaccagttatttaaaagacatagaaatgtttttatttacgaTAGGAACtgataacataacatattgcaacaacacttggtaaacggcATGAatctacatcagttcgtaaaggagctatgcagacaagaaccatgcatcaatATCCTCTATTTAATCTACTTTACCACAGTAAgccttctttgacaaagaagatTTACtgtttttcttaaatttgtgctcagttagtgtactgtctggtattttattgaaaaatttaatatcaaGACATATGAAGAGACCCTTAAATTAGCAAACTTATTAAAAacatgattaattattattacattatgaaTATGAAATGGTATTCAATAAAAGTCCATGTTAACTACGAGAAAGGAAAGATATAGGAAAATGTCATTAAactggttattaaaataatatacaaatataagaTTATTTACGTAATTCATACGACCTTCGGTCACATCCTGGTTGTAAGAGTAAGCCTGTCTTATATCGAAGTTTCATAAATATGCGAATCTATTAGCCTTGACCACAGCATTCTAATAACGGTATGtcatttgaattaattaacaCATATTTATATCAtcactatattaatattaattgtgctAATTTTTGCTTTTAATTCCATATGTAAATATTAGTTATAAATGTTTTCGAAAACACGTTTTAGCTTTTGTATTAatgctttattaaaaattatttaattgcttCAGCaaaacatatttcaaatttaactaGTGATGGAAAAATTAAGGGAATATCCACAATATCAATCAATAAATCAACATCATCTATCAGTCCAAAATGTTGCTATGATGCATCGCAGTACAATGTAAAAGGAGTCGTATCTTTAAACGCTGCTcgaataactttttaaatacaGGGGGCAAACGGATATGTGTTTCACCTGATTGGAATGAAAAACAGACGTGGACATGGACATCCAAAATACCAGAGGTTAAGAAATGAATTATCCGACAGAAAGGTGAGGGTTTGCTTTAAGaatgaaggtccctaagtcgctGCCAGAAAATTACTAATTTGGAAATGACTCCATTAATTTGCTGCAAAGGCAAGTTTCTTGCGAAATATGCCTTTTTAGTCGATgcagtttaatataataaaggaCATTTGTTTGTCCCGTAACTTACTCCGAAACACCAAAATAGATCTTACCAAGTTGTGTCCTGTCTCCGCACTCAACATTGTGGAGGTAGTCGCAGTTTTCAGTCAGGTATTTAGAGTCTGTGGCGTCGAATGCTAAACCGTTTCCGCAGGTCTTCAACTCCGCAACACCATTGTCGCACTTCCAGTATTTGTCGCACGAGATGTGGTGAGGGTAGAAGCCAAAGTCGTCGGGACATTTGAAGGATTCTTGCGCGACCGCTGTAAAAAAACCATAATATAATCGTCACATTACAACAAATACCATGCTAAAATTCACCATATGAAATCATTGACGTTCTATTCATACaaacaaatcacgtcgtataacaACGTAGCTgaaagcttcgactgctataacTATAACTAAACATTGCCGCATGtacgattcggacagtgacaattgacacacgactaaggagaaaagtttGCTTACATTTTCTTTAAGCACAGTTTTTCAGTTCTTCAGATATGTCTTTATTGTGTTTAAAACGTCATTATAtgtaattaatgatatttgtgAGCTCCTAATGAGAAACTAAAGTAGAAAAATTGTCCAAGTTCATTTTGGCAGACTTCGTTGTTATTCCGACAATgaggttttatataaaatctccAATAATCATAGTGTCGAGGAAAATGCCTTCTCGTTTTGACGTCTTATTaacatttactattttttagtattatatatttagagcATTAGTATCAAGACCATCAGCacaaaccgaaatacaataaaagaagaatatttaaaatattttacaacataCTCGATTACAAAAAAACCCCGCGTTAGGTTTatgcttataaaatatttgatgtaGATAAGACCTCCATTTTACGACTTTTGACGTttactttgtattaaaaaaacttcaataatatttaattaatgttttaatgtaCAGATacaaataagttattattaagcTAAGCCCACACGAAGCCTACCGAATATTTATAtgctttattttgaattttaattagaATTTCATCAGTCACAGGGTTGGTAAGTAATACGCAACAGATTTTGCAAGATCGTATCGAAGGCAGGGCCGATCTTTCCTTGCAGAACGCGACAATGTTGTGCAAGAAacaagtttatatatattatcactgttggatgttataaatttaatataattacatactttattgaataatataaagTCAATAACGCTTATTATTCAGTTGTGTACTAAATAATAAAGGAAAAGCAGGGTACatgcatattatttaaataagacttaaatatttttatgcattttgtcAATTATTTACTATTCCTCTATTTCGTTAAATTGTCACAGTttggctggcaacgctcttatgattcctctggtgttgcaacggaatgtgggcggtggtgattcCATAACAACAGGtgtctagatttttttttaatttaaataaaactcgttgttaaaatattaaattactagaTTTACTTGCGTTTATCTTCACATGTGAATAATAAAGAAAGCTAAGTATGAAGTCACTaatttccaaataaatatattcggAATTTTTTATATGTCAAAAGGTTATGCTGTGAATGATTATCTTGTCAAACATCTTGCGCAGTAACAGTTCAATTGGGTAACACCATGTACCGTGATAACTGTTGACATTTGCAAACTGTCGAAGCTCATATCCTGGTTTCATAACAGACTCATCTCCATTTAGTTGTCTATATAACCTAACCCACAATCGAGAACTTCCTTAGCATTTCTCTTGAATATTTACGATAGACTTTCTCAGTGGAAATTTTCTCAACTAGGCGAAAGCTGTTGTGTTGCTTTACTTATCTGACAAGTAACTGTTATATCAagagagaaaataaattatatgcttTTAAATAGCTATTATATATAGGCACTATTATAATTCAATAGCAATGAAAATGCTTTTTCCAAATTCTTTGTAATAATCAAATgcaataatatcattaaataaatatttatacaaggAAACagcttataaattttaatataaacgaaATATGTAAACTCATCTACATAATTGTGACAACCTTTCACTTAATGGAGTCGAGGTCAACtactttatcaaaaatattacaaaaccggccaattattatgttaaaatatgaCAGGGACTGTGTTCATCATTACTATTTACAGATTGTTATTACGAGCCATCATTTTTGTAGTttaacttctttatcgacgtctGAGAGACAAGACACAAaacgtcacgattttcggttacgcgccattttgttttttctgacatttgagtcattctttaatattcaataacaacattATATTGACTTGCTAATCGTACCTTAAATTTTCTACACTCAATTATTTAatgagtgatttttttttacaattctttagCTTAAAATTAGGTAGCCATAGACCATAATGCTTACTACcaataataagtaatttgaaGTATTATTATGATATCTACCCGAGCATGATTACAAGCTATTCATCAACGGAATATATCTTCAATCTTCTTATAACGAGtcaaatgaataataaatgacCTATTCGTTTGGTGTTACATAAACATTATCTAACGCAAAGGTCAAAAACCGTAAAGTAATACAGGTGAAAGCCTCAAAAGTTGACCTACCAAGCGAGAGTAGGTGGGACTTTCGATTTCGTTATTTCGATGCGCCCGCGCATCGGCAACCTATTGTGTAACGTGTATTAATCATAGCCGACCTTCGCTCTGTAATTATTATGAGAGAATACATTTGGGGCTCGTTTTAAAAGACGCGTCGTTTGCAAccacaatatacatatatatgtttattttgtgGGAGGCAtcattgcacaggatgtcggctagattatgggtaccacaacggcgcctttttctgccgagaagcagtaatgtgtaagtattactgtgtttcatctgaagggcgccgtagctagtgaaatcactgggcaaatgagacttagcatttTATGGCTCAAGCGggtgaatttttgggtttttaataa contains the following coding sequences:
- the LOC126971857 gene encoding protein obstructor-E isoform X2, which codes for MNTRCLLVLAAALGVAVAQESFKCPDDFGFYPHHISCDKYWKCDNGVAELKTCGNGLAFDATDSKYLTENCDYLHNVECGDRTQLEPPVGTTHCSRLYGIFPDEAKCDVFWNCWNGEASRYQCSPGLAYDREARVCMWADQVPECRNEEVANGFSCPAPGEVSNAGSFSRHAHPEDCRKYYICLEGVAREYGCPIGTVFKIGDSDGTGNCEDPEDVPGCQDYYGDVDLKALKKIGY
- the LOC126971857 gene encoding protein obstructor-E isoform X1 translates to MNTRCLLVLAAALGVAVAQESFKCPDDFGFYPHHISCDKYWKCDNGVAELKTCGNGLAFDATDSKYLTENCDYLHNVECGDRTQLEPPVGTTHCSRLYGIFPDEAKCDVFWNCWNGEASRYQCSPGLAYDREARVCMWADQVPECRNEEVANGFSCPAPGEVSNAGSFSRHAHPEDCRKYYICLEGVAREYGCPIGTVFKIGDSDGTGNCEDPEDVPGCEEYYGELDLKAIRKSELLAGTKTTSAKQLKPRPQKEN